ATTATGGTGCCGGACAAGTGGAAGTATGGGACAGCGGCACTTATGAACCATTGGAAAAAAACACTAAACTTTCTGACGAAAAAGAGCTTCTGAAGGAATTGCATGCGGGTTCTTTAAAATTCATTCTACATGGCCAAAAACTGAAAGGTGAATTTGCTTTAGTTAAAATGAAAAACAGTGAAGACAACGCATGGCTGCTCATTAAACATAAAGATGAATTTGCAGAAAGTCCTTATGATGCTGAAGAAAATACCTCAGCAAAATCTCTTGTTACAAAATTCTTAGAGGAAAAAAAAAGCCTAAAAACAAAGGAAAAAAAGAAGTCATAACTTCTGAAAAATCATTCAGAAATTTCAATTCTTTAACGAATGAAAGAAAACTAAAATCTTTTATCAAACCTATGCTGGCCAAACTTTCCGAAGAAGCTTTCAATGATAAAGACTGGCTTTTTGAAATAAAATGGGATGGCTACAGGGCAATAGCTGATCTCCGAAAAGATTCCCCGCTCTTCTACTCCCGCAACGGAATTTCTTTTTTATCTAAATTCGACAAAATTGCTCAGGATTTCGGGCAGCAGAAACATCATATGATCCTGGACGGAGAAGTTATAGCTTATGATGAACAGGGTAAGCCCAATTTCCAGCTTTTACAACAAATCGGGGATAATCCCAGTGCAGCAATTGCTTATCAGGTTTTTGACCTTCTCTGGCTAAATAGACATTCTACAGAAGATCTTCCTCTTATCCAGCGAAAGGAACTTTTAAAAGATGCGCTGACAGAGACCGACCAAATAAGGTACTGTGATCATATTCCTGAGAAGGGTATTGAGTTTTTTAATCAAATGAAAAAAATGAAGCTGGAGGGGATGATTGCAAAACGCGCGGACAGTTTATATATTGAAAACAGCAGGAGCAGTGACTGGCTTAAAATCAAATTTTCTAAAACAGAGGAAGTAATTATTTGTGGTTTTACAGAACCCAGAGGATCAAGGGAAAACTTTGGTGCATTGATTTTAGGAAAATATCATAACGGAAAGCTTATCTACTGTGGCCATACAGGTACGGGATTTAATACGGTTTCTTTAAAAAAAGTATACCGGCAACTTCAAAAATTAATTGTAAAATCATCCCCGTTCGAAACAGCTCCCAAAACCAATATGCCTGTAACCTGGGTAAAACCTGAACTGGTATGCGAAATCAAATATTCTGAAATAACAAAGGATGGGATCTTCAGACATCCTGTTTTTATAACCATCAGAGAAGACAAAAGTCCGGAAGACCTCAAAAATCCATCCTTCACCGAAAAACCTAAAGAAATGAATTTGAAAGCAACATCAAAAAAAACTGAAGCTTCTGAGAAAGAAAAAGAAATTACTCTGGACAAACATTTTGTAAAGCTTACGAACCAGGATAAAATCTATTTTCCCAAAGACGGTATCACCAAAGGAGATGTTATTAACTATTATCAATCAGTTGCCAGATATATTCTGCCTTACTTGAAAAACCGGCCGCTTTCTCTCAATCGTTTTCCCAATGGAATTGAGGAACAGGGTTTTTATCAGAAAGATGCCGGAGACCACATTCCGGACTGGATAAAAACTACTCAGGTATTTTCTGAATCCAATGATAAAAACATCGATTATATTTACTGTAATGATAAAGCAACATTAGCTTATCTGAATAATCTGGGGTGTATTGACCTCAACCCCTGGAACAGTTCTTTGCCGGATCTTGAACATCCTGATTACCTTGTTTTAGATCTTGATCCTTCTTCAAAGAACACCTTTGATGATGTGATTGAAACTGCACTTCAGGTAAATGAAGTTTTAAAAGCCATTAAAATAAAAGGGTACTGCAAGACCTCAGGAAGTACGGGAATCCATATTTATATTCCGATGGGAGCCCAATATGATGTCGACCAGGTAAAAGATTTTGCCCATATTCTTATGAAAAAGGTAAATGAAAAACTGCCTAAGCTTACCACTTTAGAAAGAAGCCTTCAAAAAAGAGATCACAAAAAAATCTATCTTGACTATCTGCAAAACAGAACTGGGCAAACATTGGCCAGTGTCTACAGCTTAAGACCCAAACAGGGCGCTTCGGTTTCTATGCCCCTGGAATGGGATGAATTAAAACCCGGATTGAAACCAAGTGATTTTACGATCAATAATGCTCTGGACAGAATCAAAGAAAAAGGTGATTTGTTCAAACCGGTTCTGGGTAAAGGAATTGATATGATGAAGGCTCTGGAGCTGCTACAGAATATGGATTAAATTAAAAACTCCCACATTATTATAATGCAGGAGTTTCTTAAAAAATTAAATATAATTATTGATTATAAACATGAATATCTCTTTGCGGAAAAGGAATTCCAATTCCCGCTTTATCGAGAGCTTCTTTACAACCGATGATTAATTCTTCATTCATAGTCCAGAAGTTTTCTGTAGCAGTACTTACTCTTACTGATACATTCACGGCACTTTCACCCAACTCCGTCACTACTACCTGTGGAGCAGGCGTAGCAAGAGCATATTGATTACTTCTGATAACACTCATCAAAATATCTTTTGTCCGCCTAAGATCTGCATCATAAGCAATTCCAATATCCAATGCTGTTCTTCTTGTTCCCAATTGGGTAAAATTCGTAATACTATTATTTGAAACCACTCCGTTCGGAATAACGATCAATTGGTTTTGTGGAGTGATCAATTTCGTATGAAAGATATCTATAGCATCTACAGTTCCTGAAACTCCGGAATTAGTGGAAATAAAATCGCCTATTTTAAAAGGTTTTAATAATAAGATTAATATTCCTCCTGCAAAATTGGTCAACGATCCCTGTAATGCTAAACCTACAGCCAAACCCGCAGCACCAATCATGGCTACAAAAGCCGAAGTTTGTACTCCCAGCTGCGTTACAACAACGATAAACAACAGAATATTAAGTCCCCAATTGATTATATTTAAAAGAAAATGCTGAAGGGAAGCTTCCATATTACGTTTTTTGAACGCTTTTGCCACCAGCTTTTTGATCATTCTTATCATCCAAGATCCAATCAGATAAATTAATAATGCGGAAATAATTGCAGTAAAAATTCTTGGTGCCCATGAAATTACTGAAGAAATTAATGTGTCCCAGTGCTGTTGAATCTTGTTCAGTTCTAAATCGTTCATTTTGTCGTGTATTTTATAGTTAATATCAATGGAGTATTGACATCTTCTGCAAGATTTTAAAAAGGAAAATAACCCTTCCCTACTTGAGCAAAGGCAATTCATATTTATCCTTAAAACAGATTGACAGCAGAACAGAATGGTTCAGCTTACTCAATAATCATTCAGAAATCGAATCTTACAGGAAGAAATAATTTTTCGGTCATAGAATTACAAAAACGGTACCGAAATCTATAATTCAAAAATTAATTTTATGTAAACTTTTATTGAGTAACGAAATACCAAACGGGTTAAGGTAATTTTGCGGCCAGGCTTTCCGGAAGCATCTTTAAAATAAAGTAAATGATCTTCCATTTGTAATTCGGAACAATAGTGAAGGAGTTTCCTGCATTCACAATACATCTTGCCACATAATCCGGCTCCATGATCAATGACTCATTCAATTCCAACCCTTCATTGATTTTTGTTCTGATATAACCAATGACTAAAGCATTCACAATGATTTTACGGGAAGCAAGCTCCTGTCTTAATCCGGCAAGAAACTGGGTAAATGCCGCTTTGGTACTTCCGTAGACAAAATTGCTTTTTCTCCCTCTTACCCCAGACAGGGAGGATAGACCGATGATTCTTTCAAGATTTTTGTTGCTTTTATCCATCGCAATAATGCTCAGTATAGAAACACCACCCATATAATTGACCTCCATCATTTGTTTAGCACCTTTGAAATCTGCCAAAGCATTTTGATTGTCGACTAAAAATCCTGCCGCATATACCACGATATGAGGTTTTGTGGAAAGATCAGAATAGAATTTCTGATGAGAATCAAAATCCGCTGCATCAAAAGACAAAACAGAAACTTTTGAGCGGTCAAGATGATTGAAATGAATAAAATCTTCCAAAGATGCGGTATTTCTGGAAGCTGCAATTACCACAAATCCTTTTTCTACATATTGCTTAATGCATTGCTTTGCCACATCTGAATTGGCGCCCAGAATAAGAACTGTTTTGTTTGTGTTTTGATTCATGGGGCAAAGATAATTTTTTATTAAATATTAATTTTACAAATGAGCACAAAGGCTCTTAATCTATGATATAAAAAAGCTACGGCGGGTGAACTTCGTTCACCCGCCGCAGCTAAATATTTTCAGACTGAATTATTTCTTTTCTTCAGTTACTGTATCTTTTTTGTCATCTGCTTTATCCGCAGATTTTGCTTTATCTCCAAAACGGGATTCTGTCATTTCTCTGGAAACCGCTGCTTTTTCAAACTTGAGTTTTCCTGATAATGTTTCAATCACAAAACCGTCATCCTGAACCTGAGCAATTCTT
The nucleotide sequence above comes from Chryseobacterium sp. 7. Encoded proteins:
- a CDS encoding DNA polymerase ligase N-terminal domain-containing protein: MALKDYQQKRKFDETSEPKGKTKKSKNQLIFVIQRHAASRLHYDFRLEMEGVLKSWAVPKGPSLDPKDKRLAMMVEDHPYDYKDFEGNIPEGNYGAGQVEVWDSGTYEPLEKNTKLSDEKELLKELHAGSLKFILHGQKLKGEFALVKMKNSEDNAWLLIKHKDEFAESPYDAEENTSAKSLVTKFLEEKKSLKTKEKKKS
- the ligD gene encoding DNA ligase D, yielding MLAKLSEEAFNDKDWLFEIKWDGYRAIADLRKDSPLFYSRNGISFLSKFDKIAQDFGQQKHHMILDGEVIAYDEQGKPNFQLLQQIGDNPSAAIAYQVFDLLWLNRHSTEDLPLIQRKELLKDALTETDQIRYCDHIPEKGIEFFNQMKKMKLEGMIAKRADSLYIENSRSSDWLKIKFSKTEEVIICGFTEPRGSRENFGALILGKYHNGKLIYCGHTGTGFNTVSLKKVYRQLQKLIVKSSPFETAPKTNMPVTWVKPELVCEIKYSEITKDGIFRHPVFITIREDKSPEDLKNPSFTEKPKEMNLKATSKKTEASEKEKEITLDKHFVKLTNQDKIYFPKDGITKGDVINYYQSVARYILPYLKNRPLSLNRFPNGIEEQGFYQKDAGDHIPDWIKTTQVFSESNDKNIDYIYCNDKATLAYLNNLGCIDLNPWNSSLPDLEHPDYLVLDLDPSSKNTFDDVIETALQVNEVLKAIKIKGYCKTSGSTGIHIYIPMGAQYDVDQVKDFAHILMKKVNEKLPKLTTLERSLQKRDHKKIYLDYLQNRTGQTLASVYSLRPKQGASVSMPLEWDELKPGLKPSDFTINNALDRIKEKGDLFKPVLGKGIDMMKALELLQNMD
- a CDS encoding mechanosensitive ion channel family protein is translated as MNDLELNKIQQHWDTLISSVISWAPRIFTAIISALLIYLIGSWMIRMIKKLVAKAFKKRNMEASLQHFLLNIINWGLNILLFIVVVTQLGVQTSAFVAMIGAAGLAVGLALQGSLTNFAGGILILLLKPFKIGDFISTNSGVSGTVDAIDIFHTKLITPQNQLIVIPNGVVSNNSITNFTQLGTRRTALDIGIAYDADLRRTKDILMSVIRSNQYALATPAPQVVVTELGESAVNVSVRVSTATENFWTMNEELIIGCKEALDKAGIGIPFPQRDIHVYNQ
- a CDS encoding SDR family NAD(P)-dependent oxidoreductase, translating into MNQNTNKTVLILGANSDVAKQCIKQYVEKGFVVIAASRNTASLEDFIHFNHLDRSKVSVLSFDAADFDSHQKFYSDLSTKPHIVVYAAGFLVDNQNALADFKGAKQMMEVNYMGGVSILSIIAMDKSNKNLERIIGLSSLSGVRGRKSNFVYGSTKAAFTQFLAGLRQELASRKIIVNALVIGYIRTKINEGLELNESLIMEPDYVARCIVNAGNSFTIVPNYKWKIIYFILKMLPESLAAKLP